The following coding sequences are from one Selenomonas sputigena ATCC 35185 window:
- a CDS encoding branched-chain amino acid transporter permease, translated as MSFSEEAATITLCALATLLTRAVPFLIFSGRKPTPAYVRYLGDALPAAIFAMLVVYCLKDVAWLAAPHGLPELLGVAVTVGLHVWRRQFLFSIAGGTVCYMLLIQFVFI; from the coding sequence ATGAGCTTTTCTGAGGAAGCCGCGACGATCACCCTGTGCGCGCTGGCGACGCTCCTTACGCGCGCTGTGCCGTTCCTCATCTTTTCGGGCAGGAAGCCGACGCCCGCCTATGTGCGCTACTTGGGCGATGCGCTGCCCGCGGCGATCTTCGCGATGCTCGTCGTCTACTGTCTCAAGGATGTCGCGTGGCTCGCCGCGCCGCACGGCTTGCCCGAGCTTTTGGGCGTCGCCGTGACGGTGGGCTTGCATGTGTGGCGCAGGCAGTTTCTCTTCTCCATCGCGGGCGGTACAGTCTGCTACATGCTGCTCATACAGTTCGTATTCATCTGA
- the trxA gene encoding thioredoxin translates to MNAIEITKENFESEVTAAKGAVLLDFWAPWCGPCRMLTPVIDEVAAGHPDLKVGKVNIDEQPDLAVRFGVQSIPTLIVFKDGKKTKESVGFVPREMVESLLD, encoded by the coding sequence ATGAATGCAATAGAGATTACAAAGGAAAACTTCGAGAGCGAGGTCACGGCCGCCAAGGGCGCGGTGCTGCTCGACTTCTGGGCGCCGTGGTGCGGCCCGTGCCGCATGCTCACGCCCGTCATCGACGAGGTGGCTGCAGGGCATCCCGACCTCAAGGTCGGCAAGGTCAACATCGACGAGCAGCCCGATCTCGCCGTCCGGTTCGGCGTGCAGTCGATTCCGACGCTCATCGTCTTCAAGGACGGAAAGAAGACGAAAGAATCCGTCGGCTTCGTGCCGCGCGAGATGGTCGAGAGCCTGCTCGACTGA
- a CDS encoding beta-class carbonic anhydrase, whose protein sequence is MTRLEEMLQANEAYCKNPPVDYTGEDAHESKLPKKKIAVFTCMDTRLVELLEPALGLKRGDAKFVKTVGNTLIGPFDGVVRSLMVATYELGIEEIFVVGHDECGMAKTTAKSLIEAMHARGVDDAAIAPLREELVHWADSFSHPAENVKEVVQKLRENPLLPKDLKIHGLMLHPRTGKVDLIESGDA, encoded by the coding sequence ATGACACGATTGGAAGAGATGCTGCAGGCGAATGAGGCGTACTGCAAGAACCCGCCCGTCGACTACACGGGAGAGGATGCACACGAGAGCAAGCTGCCGAAGAAGAAAATCGCCGTGTTCACCTGCATGGACACGCGCCTTGTAGAGCTTTTGGAGCCTGCCTTGGGGCTAAAGCGCGGCGACGCGAAATTCGTCAAGACCGTCGGCAACACGCTCATCGGCCCCTTCGACGGCGTTGTGCGAAGCCTCATGGTTGCGACATACGAGCTCGGCATTGAGGAGATCTTCGTCGTCGGTCACGACGAATGCGGCATGGCGAAGACGACGGCGAAGAGTCTCATCGAGGCCATGCACGCGCGCGGCGTCGACGATGCGGCGATCGCGCCCCTGCGCGAGGAGCTTGTGCATTGGGCGGACAGCTTCAGCCATCCGGCGGAAAATGTCAAGGAAGTCGTCCAAAAACTGCGCGAGAATCCGCTGCTGCCGAAGGATCTTAAGATTCACGGACTGATGTTGCACCCGAGGACAGGCAAGGTCGACCTGATTGAGAGCGGCGATGCGTGA
- a CDS encoding ECF transporter S component: MMAARRKNRDFTAKDLVLTALMTAIVFLATFVPHIPIPLGYAHLGDAAIFLFALLAPRRSALFAACFGSALADFMSGFALWIVPTLVIKFVMAEIVCRMADAASLVGRIGVALTLSSLWMAAAYTFAGAVLYDSLAAALASFPGLFAEGVVNSVLALAALPFLRGRFLRKD, from the coding sequence ATGATGGCCGCTCGAAGAAAGAACCGTGACTTTACCGCGAAGGATCTTGTCTTGACGGCGCTGATGACGGCGATCGTCTTTCTAGCCACCTTCGTGCCGCACATCCCGATTCCGCTGGGCTACGCGCATTTGGGCGATGCCGCGATCTTTCTCTTCGCACTTTTGGCGCCGCGGCGCTCGGCGCTCTTTGCCGCGTGCTTCGGCTCGGCGCTTGCCGACTTCATGAGCGGCTTCGCGCTTTGGATCGTGCCGACACTCGTCATCAAGTTCGTCATGGCGGAAATCGTCTGCCGCATGGCGGATGCGGCGAGTCTCGTTGGACGCATCGGCGTGGCGCTCACGCTTTCAAGCCTCTGGATGGCGGCGGCCTACACGTTCGCAGGGGCTGTCCTTTACGACAGCCTCGCGGCGGCGCTCGCCTCCTTCCCCGGGCTTTTCGCGGAGGGCGTCGTCAATAGCGTCTTGGCGCTCGCCGCCCTGCCGTTTTTACGCGGGCGTTTTTTGCGCAAGGATTGA
- the mqnE gene encoding aminofutalosine synthase MqnE: MRKEVTELLAPKGYEDIEEKVLAKERLTREDGVRLFDCRNIAWLGALADHVRCEKCGDVVYYNVNCHVNLTNICRAHCKFCAFGRDAEDKGAYEMEAADAIAVVEDAMKDPHLAGLHVVSGLHPEWSFDDYLARLRALHERFPKLYLKGFTGVEITHFSKISGLSVREVLERLKAAGLDAIAGGGAEILSDRIREELCPNKATAKEWLDAARTAHELGIKSNASMLYGHIETLAERVDHLLALRSLQDETGGFQTFICFPFLPKNTALAAESGISQTSMWDDLRTMAISRLMLDNFTNIKAYWVMLTVPVAQVALGFGANDIDGTVHKETILHDAGAKSPRALTEDRIIRIVKEAGRIPAACDCNFNILHVYE; this comes from the coding sequence ATGAGGAAAGAAGTGACGGAATTGCTCGCTCCCAAGGGCTATGAAGATATTGAAGAAAAGGTGCTGGCGAAAGAGCGCCTGACGCGCGAGGACGGCGTCCGCCTCTTTGACTGCAGGAACATCGCTTGGCTCGGTGCACTCGCCGACCATGTGCGGTGCGAAAAGTGCGGCGACGTCGTCTACTACAACGTGAACTGCCATGTGAACCTCACGAATATATGCCGTGCGCACTGCAAGTTCTGCGCTTTCGGCCGTGACGCCGAGGACAAGGGCGCCTACGAGATGGAGGCGGCGGACGCCATCGCCGTCGTCGAGGATGCGATGAAGGATCCGCATCTTGCGGGACTGCACGTCGTTTCGGGGCTGCATCCCGAGTGGAGCTTCGATGACTATCTCGCGCGTCTTCGTGCACTGCACGAAAGATTCCCCAAGCTCTACCTCAAGGGATTCACGGGCGTCGAGATCACGCACTTTTCCAAGATCTCGGGGCTTTCCGTGCGCGAGGTGCTGGAAAGGCTCAAGGCGGCGGGACTCGATGCGATCGCGGGCGGCGGCGCTGAGATTCTCTCCGACCGCATCCGCGAAGAGCTGTGTCCGAACAAGGCGACGGCGAAGGAGTGGCTCGACGCTGCGCGCACGGCGCATGAACTCGGCATCAAGTCGAACGCCTCGATGCTCTACGGGCATATCGAGACGCTCGCCGAGCGCGTCGACCATCTGCTCGCACTGCGCTCTCTGCAGGACGAGACGGGTGGCTTCCAGACGTTCATCTGCTTCCCGTTCCTGCCGAAGAACACGGCGCTCGCCGCCGAGAGCGGCATCTCTCAGACCTCGATGTGGGACGACCTCAGGACGATGGCGATCTCGCGCCTCATGCTCGACAACTTCACGAACATCAAGGCATATTGGGTCATGCTGACCGTCCCCGTCGCCCAAGTAGCGCTCGGCTTCGGCGCGAACGACATCGACGGTACGGTGCACAAGGAGACGATTCTGCACGACGCGGGCGCGAAGAGTCCGCGCGCGCTGACGGAGGACCGCATCATCCGCATCGTCAAGGAAGCCGGCCGCATCCCGGCGGCATGTGACTGCAACTTCAATATCCTTCATGTGTATGAATGA
- a CDS encoding type II toxin-antitoxin system Phd/YefM family antitoxin yields MPQIRPLPPTIPITAFNRGQAGKIFSNVKQIGMTVVMKNNEPECVLLSPADYNALVERLEDADLLHLASERLKDFDSKEQAAIPFEEVCKRNGIDLPSLDFESVEIE; encoded by the coding sequence ATGCCGCAAATACGCCCGCTTCCCCCTACGATTCCCATCACAGCCTTCAATCGCGGCCAAGCCGGAAAAATTTTCTCCAACGTAAAACAAATCGGCATGACGGTCGTCATGAAGAACAATGAACCGGAGTGCGTCCTGCTGTCGCCTGCCGATTACAACGCCCTTGTCGAGCGCTTAGAAGACGCTGACCTTCTGCATCTCGCTTCCGAAAGACTGAAAGACTTCGACAGCAAAGAGCAGGCGGCTATTCCCTTTGAGGAAGTCTGCAAGCGAAACGGCATCGACCTTCCTTCTCTCGATTTTGAGAGCGTCGAAATCGAATAA
- a CDS encoding arsenate reductase family protein — MKKGLFVCYPRCTTCQKARRWLEERGALVEERDIKEERPTADELRAWHAKSGLPLKRFFNTSGLKYKELGLKDKLPTLSEAAQYDLLASDGMLVKRPLLVAADFVLVGFKEKEWQERFE; from the coding sequence ATGAAGAAGGGGCTTTTCGTATGCTATCCGCGCTGCACGACATGCCAAAAGGCGCGTCGCTGGCTGGAAGAGCGCGGCGCTCTGGTCGAGGAGCGAGACATCAAGGAGGAGAGGCCGACAGCTGATGAACTGCGTGCTTGGCACGCGAAGAGCGGCCTGCCGCTGAAGCGCTTCTTCAATACGAGCGGCTTGAAGTATAAGGAACTTGGGCTCAAGGACAAACTGCCCACCCTGAGTGAGGCCGCGCAGTATGACTTGCTCGCTTCCGACGGCATGCTCGTCAAGCGTCCGCTTCTCGTCGCTGCTGACTTCGTCCTCGTCGGCTTCAAGGAAAAGGAGTGGCAGGAGCGCTTTGAATGA